The sequence below is a genomic window from Flavobacterium keumense.
CGGAAGAGCCTCTTTTTGAAGAAGAAGAAGTAGTAGCCGCTTTAGATGAGGAAACGGAAGAAGAAGAAGAAGAAGAAGAAGAAGAAATCGAAGCGCCATTCATACCTGCTTTTGAATTAGAAAAAGAGGAAGAATCTATCGAAGAAACACCTAAACAAGAAGCGGTTGAAATTTCTTTCGAAGAATTGATTGGTGGCAATTTTAGTGAAGACCTTTTTGTAAAAGTAGAAAGCAATTCGTTTGAAACTCCGATTGAAGAAGAACCAGAAGTAGCTGATGCTCCTTCTCTAACTCTTGACGAAATCGAACTTCCTGAAGAAGTAGCAGAACCAAAATCAGCAACACTTAACGAAAAATTAGCCAAAGGAATTCAAATCGATTTGAATGATCGTATCGCCTTTACGAAACATCTTTTTGGGAATGACCCTGAAGATTACAACCGTGTATTAAACCAATTAATTACGTTTAATACGTATTATGAAACCCGTGATTTCATCAGAGATATGGTGAAACCAGATTATAATAATTGGGAAGGAAAAGAAGAATACGAAGCACGTTTTATGGAAATTATTGAGAAAAAATTCTTGTAATTACCTAATTAATTGAACTCGCACCGAATGTCAAAATTATATATCGTTCCAACGCCTATTGGCAACCTCGAAGACATGACTTTTCGTGCTATTCGCATATTGAAAGAAGTGGATTTAATTCTTGCCGAAGACACCCGTACGAGTGGAAAATTATTGAAACATTTTGAGATTAGCACCCACATGCACAGCCACCACATGCACAATGAACACAAAACGGTGGAGAATGTCATTGCGAGATTACAAGCGGGAGAAACCATCGCATTGATTTCGGATGCAGGAACGCCTGCTATTTCAGATCCTGGCTTTTTATTGACACGCGCCTGTATTGAAAACGGTGTTGAAGTAGAATGTTTGCCTGGCGCCACGGCTTTTGTTCCTGCCTTGGTCAATAGCGGTTTACCTAACGACAAATTCATTTTTGAAGGTTTTTTGCCTGACAAAAAAGGAAGACAAACTCGTTATTTGGCTTTGGCCGAAGAAACCCGTACGATGATTTTGTATGTTTCGCCACACAAATTAGTAAAAACGTTGGCTGAATTTTGCACTTATTTTGGCGAAGACCGCCCCGTTTCGGTTTCAAGAGAATTATCCAAACTCCACGAAGAAAATGTCAGAGGTACAGTTAGAGAAGTATTGACTCATTTCGAAAAAACAGCTCCAAGAGGCGAAATCGTAGTGATTGTGGGAGGAAAACCAATAGTGAAAGAAGCGAAGAAAAATAAAATTGCATGAAAAAATTAAGATTATTGGGAAGTCTCTTAATACTTTTTCTTACCTCTTGTGATCCATATAGAGGCGCATTTATTGCAAACAGTAGTGAAGAAAAAATAATTGTAAATATTAAATACAATAAACAAAATGAAGAAATTAAGAGTTATAAACAAATTCATAATGGGTTTGAAAATTTTGTAAATTTTATACAAGAATATAATGGTTCAAAGGGAAATTTAATTGCAATTGATTCTACTAATTTTATTGCAACTTTTGAACTAAATCAAAGAGACACATTAGAAATTTGGGGAGGAATTCGACAATCAAATGATTTTGAAGAAATTGAAGAAGTCAATATCTATCCAAATAAAATAAAAAAGACAATAAAAGGAGAAGATATTCATAATATTTTTTTTGAAAGAAATCAGGGCTTTTATATTTACACCATTAAATAAATTAATCTATTATAAAAATTAAATTAATGTAAAAATGACTATAAACGCCTTTTTAGAAAAACTAAAACAAACACCCGAAGCCATTACTTTTGCAGAGACTATTGCAGCAATTGAAAGCAATTACGAATTTAGGCCTACTGCTTTTCAGAATGGAAACCAACACAATGGAGCAGGAGAAAATTCTGGTTCTTGCAAAGTATTTGCTTTCGCCAAAATTCAGCAATTGACCCAAGCGGAAACGTTAGCTTGCTTTGGCGGGTATTATTTTGACGAAGTTTTGAGCGACCCACAAGGAACCAACCACCAAAACATTCGCAATTTTATGCAATCAGGTTGGGACGGAATTCAATTTGAAGGAGAAGCGTTGACATTGAAATAAACCCAAATCCCAAATCACTATGCGTTGGACTATCAAACCAAAACCCCCGAAAGAACAAATTCAACAACTCGCCCAAGAGCTCAATGTTGATTCTTTAATTGCTGCTTTGTTGCTCCAACGCGGGATTACCACTTTTGACCAAGCCAAAACTTTCTTTCGCCCATCGTTAGATCATCTCCACGACCCCTACCTGATGAAAGATATGGATTTGGCTGTCAACCGAATCGAACAAGCCATTGCCAACCAAGAAAATATTTTAGTTTTTGGCGATTATGACGTGGACGGAACCACAGCAGTATCTTTGGTTTCTTCCTATTTAAAAAGTGTTTATCCCAATATTGCGACTTATATTCCAGACCGCTATGCCGAAGGGTACGGAATTTCATTTCAAGGCATTGACTTTGCCGAAGACAATGGTTTTTCGTTGATTATTGCTTTGGACTGCGGAATCAAATCCATTGATCATGTGACCTACGCCAAAGAAAAAAATATCGATTTTATCATTTGCGACCACCACAGACCGGGAGATTCCTTACCTGAGGCTATCGCTATTCTTGATCCAAAAAGAGACGATTGCACCTACCCTTACGACGAATTGTGCGGTTGCGGCGTGGGTTTCAAATTGATTCAGGCGTTGAGTCAAAATCGGAATCAAACTATAGACGATTTAATTCCGTATTTGGATTTAGTCGCCACAGCCATCGCAGCCGATATTGTTCCCATAACTGGTGAAAACAGAGTATTAGCGCATTTTGGCTTACAAGTGATTAATCAAGCACCGCGACCTGGAATTCAAGCGCTGATTCAACAAATAAAAAAACAAACACTCACCATAACCGATGTCGTTTTTGTCATTGCACCGCGAATTAACGCAGCGGGACGCATCAAACACGGGAATCAAGCAGTAGCACTGTTGACCGAATTTAATTTGGCTCAAGCCCAACAATTTGCCAAAGAAATTGAAGACTACAATTCGGAACGCAAAGGTTTAGACCAACAAATCACCCAAGAAGCGTTATTACAAATCGAAGAAAATCAAGAACAAGAGCGTTTTACAACAGTAGTTTTTCAAGAGAATTGGCACAAAGGTGTCATTGGAATTGTTGCTTCTCGACTGACTGAAACCTACTATCGACCAACTCTGGTTTTTACCCAAAGCGGCGACAACTATGCGGCTTCAGCACGTTCTGTAAGAGGTTTTGACGTGTACAATGCACTCGAAGCTTGTTCTGAACATTTGGAGCAATTTGGCGGACATAAATATGCTGCAGGAATGACTTTGAAAGCAGAGAATTACGAAGCTTTCAAAAATGCCTTTGAAAAAGTAGTACAAGAAACCATTGATTTTGAATTGCTCACTCCTGAACTTGAGGTAGATGCCGAAATCAATTTTTTAGAAATTACCCCAAAACTTGTTCGGATTTTAAAACAATTTGAGCCTTTTGGCCCACACAATATGACACCCGTTTTTGTAACTCAAAATGTCATCGACACAGGTTATCCAAAATTCATGGGCACTAATCAAGAACACATGCGCCTTTTTGTCAAACAAAATAATTCGGAAGGATTTGCTGCCATTGGTTTTAACCTAGCCCATAAAAAAGATTTGGTCGCCAATAGAAACCCCTTTCAAATGGCGTACTGCATTGATGAAAACGAATGGAATGGTCAATTAAGCCTACAACTCCGACTAAAAGATATTCAATAATGAAGCCAAAAAACGACCCTTACGAAGCCTTACGATACCGCGAATTCAATGTGTTTTTAATCTTGCGATTTGCCATGGTGTTTGCCTGGTCGATGCAATTTGTTGTGATTGAATGGCAAGTCTATAGCTTGACCAAAAGTGCCTTGTCCCTAGGAATTATTGGGTTAATGGAAATTATTCCTGCCGTTTCGATGGCGCTTTTTGCTGGACATATTGTCGATCAAAACGAGAAAAAAGGAATGCTTCTAAAATGTATTTTAGGATTTTTAACGATTAGTCTGGGATTGTTTTTACTGACTTGGCCTGTCATCGTTAGTGGTTGGTCAACCTATGCGGTATTGTACAGTATTTATTTCTTGGTGTTTTTAGGAGGACTAGTCCGCTCTTTTTTAGGACCAACCGTTTTCTCTTTAATGTCGCAAATTGTTCCTAAAAAAGCTTATTCCAATGCGGCCACTTGGAGCAGTTCGGTCTGGCAAATTGCTTCCGTTTTAGGACCTGCCATAGCAGGATTTTCTATTACCTGGATTGGTGTGCATTGGTCGATGTGTTCTGTAGTGGGTTTTGCTACTATCGCTTTGATTACCCTTTCAAAAATTGAATCCAAACCGATTTTGAATCCAAAAATTGGAGAACCCGTGATGCAAAGTTTGAAAGAAGGTGTAAAATTTGTGTTTCAAAATAAAACGATTTTAGGAGCTCTTTCGTTAGATATGATTGCGGTCTTGTTTGGAGGTGCTGTAGCGTTACTACCCATTTTTGCCCAAGATATTCTAAAAGTGGGTTCAGAAGGTTTTGGAATCTTGCGAGCCGCTCCTGCTATTGGGGCATTCTTAACGATGTTTGTATCGGCTTATGTGCCTTTGAATAAAAATGCAGGTATGAAATTGCTGGTTGCTATTTTCGCTTTCGGGGTTTGTATCATTGTCTTTGGATTGTCCACTATTTTCTGGTTATCTGTTTTTGCCTTGTTCATGAGCGGGGTGGTAGATGGGATTTCTGTGGTGATTCGTCAAACTATTTTACAATTGAAAACGCCTGACCATATGCGAGGGCGTGTAGCTGCTGTCAACTCTATTTTTGTGGGTTCATCTAACGAATTAGGGGCTTTTGAAAGTGGATTGACTGCTAAGTTAATGGGAACCGTAACCGCAGTCGTTTTTGGCGGAAGCATGACTCTTTTAACGGTCTTGATTACAGGAATTTCTTCGCCTACATTCCGAAAATTGGATTTAGAAAAAGACTTGGAAGAACATCGAAAAGAGGGATAGATTGATTTAAAATTAGTTGGAATGTAACATTTTGTAGAAAAAAATACTAATTGCACAATCTTAAAAAATTATTATTTATGAAATTTAATTTGGACCTTCCTGAAAAAGGAACTAAGAATTTATTTGTTTATTTATGTTTTTTATTAATTGCACTTATTGGTATTTTCTATGGTAATTCCATTAAAGCCGAATTTAAATTTCTACGTATTTGGGACACTTCAAATATTCTGTTGCTGCTTTTAGGAGTTCCTTTTTTATTTTTATTTGAACGTTTGCACATTCCAAATTTTTGGGAGAATAAAATTGCAATCAAACACAAGCTATATCTTCCAATCGCAATTGGTGCTGTTTTCGGCTTACTTGACATTTTTGTGATAAAAGTTTTAATGCATCCAGAGCCTTATTCATCTCTTCCTCCCTACTTACAGCCTTTTCCCTATTCTTTCTTTTTATTTTTTTCAGGCGCATTAGAAATTGAAGTTTTTTATAGATTAATTCCGATATCACTTATCTTATTACTCTCTTTAGTTATAAAAAAGAATAGCTATTCCAATTATTTCTTTTGGATTGCTGCAGTATTGACTGCAATTAGAGAACCTTTAGAGCAATTACCATCAGAGGGTACTTTTCTCATAATATATTCTTTATTTACGGGTTTTCTAATGAACATTTTACAAGTAATTTACTTCAAAAAATATGGCTTTTTAAGCTGTCTTTTTATTCGACTTGGGCATTATCTGTTTTGGCATATTCTTTTAGGTGTCTATGTTGAATTTTTTGAACTAGTTTAGGATTTATAATTATTAAGAATACTATGCCAACAACCCCTGAACACAACGAGCGAATTGCTAAAATGACTTTTGCTTCAGTCTATCCGCTTTATCTTGCAAAAGTAGAACGAAAAGGCAGAACCAAAGAAGAATTGCATCAAGTAATTACTTGGCTGACGGGATTTGACGACACTACACTCTTCCAACTCATGGATGAAAAAGTGACTTTCAAAACCTTTTTTGAAAGAGCGCAGTTGAACCCAAAAGCCCAATTAATTACAGGAACTATTTGTGGTTACAAAATTGAAGAAATTGAAAACGCCTTGACACAACAAGTGCGGTATTTGGATAAGTTAGTCGATGAACTAGCAAAAGGTAAAAAATTAGATAAAATTTTAAGATAACAATGCATATTCCAAAAATAAACCTGATAACAGATAAAAATGAAATGATTTCATTTATGAAACAATTCAGTTTTGCAACTATCATTACTGTCAAAGATGAACTTCCTATTGCAACCCATCTCCCATTTGTAGTAAAAGAAAAAGAGGGCAATATTCTACTTTCGTCTCATTTTAACAAAGCAAATGAGCAATGGAAAACTATTGAAAACAGCAAAATTTTAGTTATTTTTAGTGAGCCACATGCTTATATCTCTCCTACAAATTACGACACCCTTTTAAGTGTTCCTACCTGGAACTACATTTCTATTCATGCTTACGGTAAAGGAAAAATACTGACCAAAAAAGCAGAGGTCATAAAATCACTTGAAGATAGCATTGATAATTACGAAATTTCATTCAGAGAGCAATGGGATAATTTTCCTGAGGATTATAAATTAAAAATGTCAAATGGGGTAGTTGCATTTGAGATATTAGTTTCTAATTTGCAAGGAAATAAAAAATTAAGTCAGAATAAATCAGAGACCGAAAAGCAAAAAATTATTACTACACTATCAAAAAGTAATGATTTAAATGAAAAATTAATTGCAAAATACATGAAAAATATGAATAAGGCGTAACAAATTTTATTCTCATAAAATGGTATAAACCCACGTGAAATTATTCAAACTTTTTTATTTTAAAAGTATCTCCATCAAAAACACCGTAAGTAAAATAAGTAATCCAATCGCCTAAATTCACGTAGTCAGAGTTATTGCCTAAAGGAAAAACCATCGGTAAATGACGGTGTCCAAAAACAAGGTAATTGTAGTGCTTGGTTTCTAGTTTACGTTTGGAATACTGAATCAACCACTCGTTTTCTTCTCCCAAAAAAACTACATCTTCGGCACCCGAAATCAATTTGTTTTTCACCGAAAGGTATTGGGCTAAACCCACTCCCAAATCCGGATGCAACCAACGGAAAAACCATTTAGCCACTGGATTAGTAAACAGTTTCTTCATGCGTTTGTACCCTTTGTCACCAGGTCCTTTACCATCTCCATGGCCTATCAAAAAGGTTTTGTCACCAAAAGTAAATTCTTGATTGTCGCGATACACCTGTATATTGAGTTCTTTCTGAAAATAATCTTCCATCCACAAATCGTGGTTGCCCACAAAGAAATAAATAGGAATTCCGCTGTCACGAATTGCAGCCAATTTACCTAAAATACGTACAAATCCTTTTGGAACAACCGTTTTGTATTCAAACCAAAAATCAAACAAATCACCCAATAAAAAAATAGCTTCGGCATCTTGTTTTACCTCATCCAACCAAGCCACAAATTTTTGTTCCCTTGGGAAACTCAATTCGGCAGTTGGCGCTCCAAAATGCTGATCGGAAGCGAAATATATTTTTTTGTTATTGGCTAATGACATCTGTTTTGAATTACAAATTATCGCTGGCAAACCACTCTGCAAATGACGAATCGGTTTCTTGAAGCTTTAAAGAGAATAATTTGATGGAATCAGGTAATCTATTTTTGATGCGTTGGGCAAAATCAATCACCATATTTTCACTTGTAGGTTGGTAATCGACTAAAATCACATGATGCCCACGCGATTTCAATTCGTTAGCCAACTCAACATGAGGGGTAGTTTCATTAAAAACAGTAGCGTGATCAAACTGATCTACAATTTCTTCTTTCACAATTTTTTTCAAATCAGAAAAATCAATCACCATTCCAAATTTTACATCATTTCGATTCACAATAGGTTTACCAATCACCGTTACCGATAATTTATAACTGTGTCCGTGTACGTTTTTACATTTACCGTCATAGCCATATAAAGCGTGACCGGTTTCAAAACTAAATTGTTTGGTGATTCTAATATTGCTCATTCCATTGTGTATTTGACTGCAAACTTACAAATAATTAAGGGTTTTGGTCTCTTTTTTTGGCACGGATATACATCCAATACGCCAATCCTACTAAAATTAAAAAAGGAATAAAAGATCCTATCAAAACGCCAATTTGGTAATTCCCGTCTGGAGCTTGTTTGATTTTTTGGGCAATATTTACTTGTTGCAATACTACTAACATACTATTCTGCTATTTTTTAAAGGCTGCCAGGGCCGTTTTAGTTGCTTCAGAAACTGCTAATTTTCCAGTGATTGCAGCTCTTTCAACTAATAAAGTATCCCAATGTTCTGTTCCTTCCCAAAGCACTTTTTTCATGGCTGTTAGCGCTTCTGGATTATAGGTTGCGAGTTGGCGCGTGAATTCAGCAACCGCTTCGTCTAATTTTTCAATAGATTCAAAGGTATTGGCATACAACCCTTTTTCTTTGGCCCAAGCCGCTGATTTCCATTCTTGTGCAGTTAAAGACAATTCTGCTAAAGCCGTTTTTCCTATCTTTCTGGATACGGCAGGTTCTATCACAAAAGGTCCGATACCAATCGCTAATTCCGATAATTTTATGCTTGCTTCTTGAGTTGCCAAAACATAATCACAAGCTGCTGCAATGCCTACACCTCCTCCTACTGTTTTCCCTTGCACGCGACCTATAATAAGTTTTGGGCATTTTCGCATCGCATTGATCAAGTGAGCAAATCCTGAAAAGAAAGTTTTGCCTTCTGTTTCGTTGGTCACTGCAAGTAATTCATCAAAAGAAGCGCCAGCACAAAAAGTAGCCGTTCCTTGACTTTTTAAAACCACTACTGCCACGTCTGGGTTTTGTCCCAAAGTCTCGATAGTCTCAGTTAATTGATACAACAACTGTGCTGGAAAAGAATTACTAGCAGGATGTCCAAATTCAATCGTAGCAACTCTAGCATCGATAGAAATGGATATAGCCCCCTTCGAATTGTGTAATGCCATAGCAGAAATTTTAATGTAAAGTTAAAACTATTCTGTTAGTTTACTCTTTTTTTAAAAAGAATGGTGTGATTTTTTTCTACGATTAGGAATTTAAACTCAAATTAACCTATATTTGTTACCTACACTGGGGATGTAGCTCAGTTGGCTAGAGTGCTTGACTGGCAGTCAAGAGGTCGTGGGTTCGAGCCCCATCTTCTCCACAACACTAAAACTCCTTAAGAAATTAAGGAGTTTTTATGTATCTGTCTTGTCCTGAAAAAAATTGACTAAAAATTAAGAATTATGTCAAAAGTAAAAACCTCATTTTTCTGTCAAAACTGCGGTACGCAATATGCCAAATGGCAAGGGCAATGCAATGCCTGTAAAGAATGGAATACCATTGCCGAAGAAATTGTTCAGAAACAAGAAAAAGTAGCTTGGAAAAGCGAACCGAAAGTTGCTGGAAAAGCACCCAAACCTTTGCGAATCAATGAAATCGACTCTACTCAAGAAATTCGACTAGACACAACTGACAACGAACTCAATCGCGTTTTAGGGGGCGGTATTGTTCCTGGATCTTTGATTCTTTTAGGCGGTGAACCGGGTATTGGAAAAAGTACACTTTTGCTTCAAATTTCCCTCAGTTTACCTTATAAAACACTTTATGTTTCGGGTGAAGAAAGCCAAAAACAAATAAAAATGCGCGCGGAACGCATTACCCCAAACGGCGATAATTGTTACATCTTAACCGAGACAAAAACTCAAAATATATTCAAGCAAATTGAAGCCATTCAACCTGAAATTGTCATCATTGACTCCATTCAAACGCTTCACACTGATTATATCGAATCCACCCCAGGCAGTATTTCTCAAATTAGAGAAACTACAGCTGAGTTGATTAAATTTGCTAAAGAAACCAATATTCCTGTCATTTTAATTGGACATATTACCAAAGATGGTACCATAGCTGGGCCAAAGATTTTAGAACACATGGTTGATACCGTTTTGCAATTTGAAGGCGACCGAAATCATGTGTACCGCATTTTGCGTTCGCTAAAAAACCGATTTGGCTCTACTTCTGAAATTGGTATTTACGAAATGTTGGGCAGCGGCTTGCGCGAAGTGTCCAACCCATCTGAGATTTTGATTTCGCACAAAGATGAAGAATTATCAGGAACTGCTATTGCTACTACCTTAGAAGGCATGCGACCTTTGATGCTCGAAATACAAGCTTTAGTAAGCACCGCTGTATATGGAACACCCCAACGTAGCACGACGGGATACAATGCCAAAAGACTGAATATGATTTTGGCGGTTTTAGAAAAACGAGCTGGTTTCCGTTTAGGAGCCAAAGACGTTTTCTTAAACGTAACGGGCGGAATCTCTGTGGACGACCCCGCTATCGATTTAGCAGTTGTAGCGGCAATTTTGTCTTCCAATGAGGACATTCCTGTCAATAAAGATTTTTGTTTTGCTGGCGAAGTGGGTCTTTCAGGCGAAATTAGACCTGTGAACCGTGTGGATCAACGCATTCAAGAAGCGGAAAAATTAGGGTTTTCTACCATTTTTGTATCCAAGTACAACAAAATCGCATTGAAAAATCCCGGAATTAAAATTCGTCTAGTAGCTAAAATTGAAGATGTGGCAGGAGAATTATTTGGGTAAAAAACAAGACTTAATACAATTAAAAAGACTTATCTGCCTCATAGCAGAAAACGAATCGTTAATAGCACGTTAATTATTACCATGTTCTTTTTATTATTCTGTAACTTTAAGTAAAACAGTATTTTAACTTAAAACAATGAATCATGAAAAGACAAACTGGAATTTGGATTGACAGCTCAAAAGCTATTATTGTTAGCCTAAACGGCAAAAAAGAAAGTATTACCGAAATTGATTCGACCATTGAAAACAAATCCTATCCTAATCGTGAAGGAAACAAAGGTACATTTTCAGGAAGTCATCACAGTGCTAGCGAAACCCAATTGAATAATCGTAAGAAAGAACAAACCAATTACTTTATGGACTCTATAATTGATTATATCAAAAGATCGGATGAATTGTATGTGTTTGGTCCTGCAAGTGCTAAAACCGAATTAAAAAAAAGAATCCAAACGGAGAAAATTATTGCGCCAGATAAACTAAAAGGTGTTGACACCTCTGATAAATTAACCATCAATCAGATTGTAGCCAAGGTTCGGAATTTCTATGATCAGTAAAATCAAAAAGGCTTCATTGTATAAATGAAGCCTTTTTAAATTGAAAAATAAAATTAACTATTCGTATTTATGAAATGCTTTTTTGTTAAAGAAAAGTAGAATCCCCACCCCTGTAGAAATAGCTACATCAGCTACATTAAAGATGGCATTAAAAAAGGTAAATTCTTTTCCGCCCCAAATAGGCAACCACGAAGGCAAATTCCCTTGCCAAATAGGAAAATAAAACAGGTCAACTACCTTACCATGAAACCAAGTACCATAGGGCTTGTTCGAAAACAAAGTCGCTACATTTTGTTGACTATCATCAAACGTTACCCCATAAAAAACGGAGTCTAAAATATTCCCGAAAGCACCTGCCATAATCAACGCAATGGCCACAATCAAATAGTTAGAACTGCGTCTTCTTTCAACCGAATCCCAAAGCCAGTACCCTATTCCTGCTACAGCAAATAAACGAAATACGGTCAGTATTAATTTGCCGTACTCTCCCGGAATTCGTGTACCCCATGCCATTCCTTCGTTTTCAATGAAGTAAATTTTAAACCAAGAAAATACCTCCACTTCTTCACCCAAAATGAAGTTAGTCTTAATATAAATTTTAGACACCTGATCTACAACTAATACAAGTAGCACTAGTAGATAAGCGTTTCGTAATGATATTGATTTGTATTCCATGGCGCAAAAGTAACTAATTTCCAAAAATAAAAATTCCAAATTCCAGCTTTTCTAATCAGAAATTTTGGAATTTGGAATAGTACAAATACTCTCTGTGTTGTTTATCGTTGCATATTTTTTGCTTCGATACTCATCGTAGCGTGAGGCACAATCAATAAGCGTTCTTTGCTAATTAATTTTCCAGTTACTTTACACACTCCGTAGGTTTTATTTTCAACACGGAAAAGCGCATTTTTCAAGTCACGAATGAACTTTTCTTGACGAATGGCTAATTGTGAATTGGCTTCTTTAGACATGGTTTCGCTACCTTCTTCAAACGCTTTGAATGTTGGAGACGTATCGTCTGTTCCATTATTCAAATCATTCATATAAGCGCTCTTAATCAAGTCCAAATCTTCTTGAGCTTTTACTATCTTTTTTTGAATTAATTCTTTAAATTCTGCTAAATCTGCATCTGAGTATCTTGCAATTTCATCTACCATGACTCAATCTATTTAGTGATTATTATTTTTGTTTTTATATCATCAAATTCTATTTCTAAGCCGTTGACTACTTCATTTTCAAAAACCAAACTTTCGGTTAAAGTTTCTGACTTGATATAGTCTTCGTTTGCTAACACTGCTTCTTGTAATTCAGCATTGTGTTGTAACGTCACTTTAATTTTATCTGTTACCTCAAAACCTGAATCCTTACGGATGTTTTGGATTCGGTTGACCAATTCTCTTGCAATACCTTCTTGCTTCAATTCTGCCGAAATGGTGATGTCTAACGCCACTGTAATTCCGTTAGAATTAGCCACTAACCAACCCTCAATATCTTGCGATGTAATTTCTACATCTTCTATAGTTAAAGATACAGTATTTCCGGCAATAACAATAGCTATACTTCCTTCACGTTCCAATTCGTTGATTTGATCTGGCGAAAATCCTTGTATCTCTTTAGAAATCAAGCCCATATCTTTACCAAAACGAGGTCCTAACGTCTTGAAATTAGGCTTAATTTGTTTCACCAAAATCCCTGAAGCATCGTCTAAAAGCACTACTTCTTTCACGTTTACTTCGGCTTTTATTAAGTCTGATACTGCTTCGATTTCGGCTCTCTGATTGTTGTCAAGTACCGGAATCATTACCTTTTGCAATGGTTGACGCACTTTAATCATCTCTTTTTTACGAAGAGATAATACCAATGATGAAATCGTTTGTGCTTTTTGCATTTTGCTTTCCAACGATTTATCAACAAAGTTTTCAACGTGTTCTGGAAATTTTGCCAAATGTACACTCTCAAATCCTTCTGAATGTGTTGCCTGTGTTAAGTCTTTGTATAATTTGTCCATATAAAATGGCGCAATTGGAGCAGCCAATTTACTTATGCTTAACAAACAAGTGTATAAAGTTTGATAAGCCGCGATTTTATCTTGGGCATACTCTCCTTTCCAAAAACGTCTTCTACACAAACGAACGTACCAGTTACTCAAGTTTTCCTGAACAAATTCAGAAATCGCTCGAGCTGCTTTGGTTGGCTCATAATCAGCATACGCTTCGTCAACTACCTGAACTAAAGTGTGTAGTTCGGATAAAATCCAACGGTCAATTTCTGGTCGCTCCGCCAAAGGAATTTCCGCTTCTGAATACGTAAATCCATCAATGTTAGCATATAAAGCAAAGAAAGAATAAGTGTTGTAAAGTGTTCCAAAGAATTTTCTACGCACCTCAGCCACCCCTTCAATATCAAATTTCAAGTTATCCCAAGGATTCGCATTGGATATCATGTACCAACGAGTTGCATCTGGACCGTATTCTTTCAAAGTTTCAAAAGGATCAACGGCAT
It includes:
- a CDS encoding UDP-2,3-diacylglucosamine diphosphatase; this translates as MSLANNKKIYFASDQHFGAPTAELSFPREQKFVAWLDEVKQDAEAIFLLGDLFDFWFEYKTVVPKGFVRILGKLAAIRDSGIPIYFFVGNHDLWMEDYFQKELNIQVYRDNQEFTFGDKTFLIGHGDGKGPGDKGYKRMKKLFTNPVAKWFFRWLHPDLGVGLAQYLSVKNKLISGAEDVVFLGEENEWLIQYSKRKLETKHYNYLVFGHRHLPMVFPLGNNSDYVNLGDWITYFTYGVFDGDTFKIKKFE
- a CDS encoding 6-pyruvoyl trahydropterin synthase family protein: MSNIRITKQFSFETGHALYGYDGKCKNVHGHSYKLSVTVIGKPIVNRNDVKFGMVIDFSDLKKIVKEEIVDQFDHATVFNETTPHVELANELKSRGHHVILVDYQPTSENMVIDFAQRIKNRLPDSIKLFSLKLQETDSSFAEWFASDNL
- a CDS encoding enoyl-CoA hydratase/isomerase family protein; protein product: MALHNSKGAISISIDARVATIEFGHPASNSFPAQLLYQLTETIETLGQNPDVAVVVLKSQGTATFCAGASFDELLAVTNETEGKTFFSGFAHLINAMRKCPKLIIGRVQGKTVGGGVGIAAACDYVLATQEASIKLSELAIGIGPFVIEPAVSRKIGKTALAELSLTAQEWKSAAWAKEKGLYANTFESIEKLDEAVAEFTRQLATYNPEALTAMKKVLWEGTEHWDTLLVERAAITGKLAVSEATKTALAAFKK
- the radA gene encoding DNA repair protein RadA codes for the protein MSKVKTSFFCQNCGTQYAKWQGQCNACKEWNTIAEEIVQKQEKVAWKSEPKVAGKAPKPLRINEIDSTQEIRLDTTDNELNRVLGGGIVPGSLILLGGEPGIGKSTLLLQISLSLPYKTLYVSGEESQKQIKMRAERITPNGDNCYILTETKTQNIFKQIEAIQPEIVIIDSIQTLHTDYIESTPGSISQIRETTAELIKFAKETNIPVILIGHITKDGTIAGPKILEHMVDTVLQFEGDRNHVYRILRSLKNRFGSTSEIGIYEMLGSGLREVSNPSEILISHKDEELSGTAIATTLEGMRPLMLEIQALVSTAVYGTPQRSTTGYNAKRLNMILAVLEKRAGFRLGAKDVFLNVTGGISVDDPAIDLAVVAAILSSNEDIPVNKDFCFAGEVGLSGEIRPVNRVDQRIQEAEKLGFSTIFVSKYNKIALKNPGIKIRLVAKIEDVAGELFG
- a CDS encoding lipoprotein signal peptidase, translating into MSLRNAYLLVLLVLVVDQVSKIYIKTNFILGEEVEVFSWFKIYFIENEGMAWGTRIPGEYGKLILTVFRLFAVAGIGYWLWDSVERRRSSNYLIVAIALIMAGAFGNILDSVFYGVTFDDSQQNVATLFSNKPYGTWFHGKVVDLFYFPIWQGNLPSWLPIWGGKEFTFFNAIFNVADVAISTGVGILLFFNKKAFHKYE
- a CDS encoding TraR/DksA family transcriptional regulator, whose translation is MVDEIARYSDADLAEFKELIQKKIVKAQEDLDLIKSAYMNDLNNGTDDTSPTFKAFEEGSETMSKEANSQLAIRQEKFIRDLKNALFRVENKTYGVCKVTGKLISKERLLIVPHATMSIEAKNMQR